The Chitinivibrionales bacterium genome includes the window AACCCGAAAGTCAGGGGTAGACCTTCGACGTGTGGTGGTAATAGATAACGGGTCCATGGATGGCTCAGCGGATAATATGGATGAGCATAATCTGCCTGTGAGGATTATTAAAAATGAGAAAAATTTGGGTTTCGCTACTGCCTGCAACCAAGCTGCCAAGAGCACAACTGCCGATTATCTGCTCTTTCTGAATCCGGATACTCGATTATTCTCAGACTCGCTTATCACGCCGATTCTATACTTAGAAAGACGGGAAAACAGCCAGGTCGGAATTCTTGGGATACAACTTGTCGACAATAAAGGAATCGTCGGCCGCACCTGTGTACGATTTCCTGATCTCAGAGTTTTCCTTGCGACCTTGTTCGGTCTCCATAGATTGTTCCCCAAACGCTTTCCGGGTTTATTTATGACTGAATGGGATCATCTTGAAACTCAAGAAGTAGACCAGGTCATGGGAGCATTTTTCTTGGTACGTCGTCATCTATTTCAATGCTTAGGCGGCTTTGATGAGAGATTCTTTGTCTATTACGAAGATTTGGATTTTGCACTCCGTGCCAGGAGAGCTGGATGGAAAAGTATTTTTTTTGCAGAAGCAAAATGCTTTCACCGGGGAGGAGGTGTCTCCCAACAAGCGAAAGTGCAAAGGCTTTTCTATATTCTACAAAGCAGGATTCTTTATGTTGTAAAACACTTCCAAACATCCACAGCCATAATGATCATTTTTATGACCCTTTTTTCCGAGCCTCTCTTTCGGTTAACCTGGTCTGTGATGCGATGCCGTTTTAGCGAACTCATAGAACTTTTCTCGGCTTACATGCTGTTGGTAAATTGGTTGAGGAAATATCCAGAACCCTGATAATTATCGGAGGCTATGAATGAAGGTTTTGGCCTTGGCTCGATACGGCCGCCTTGGATCAAGTAGCCGAATTCGAATATACCAGTACCTGCCATTTCTAAAGGCGCATGGGCTTGACGTTACTGTTAGTTCTCTTTTGGATGATTCTTATTTGATTGATCTATATTACGGGAAGGTAAATCAGATAGGTTCAAGGATACGCCCATATCTGAAAAGATGGGCTCATCTAAGGAAACGGAATGAGTTCGATCTACTCTGGGTGCAGAACGAACTATTCCCTTGGATTCCTGAACCACTCGAATCGATACTAAGGGGTTCTAATCTGCCTTGGGTACTCGATTACGACGATGCATGGTTCCACCGATATAACCTACAATCAAATTCTCTGATCGTAACACTTTTAGGGAAAAAGATCGATTCTCTTATTCGCTCTGCTGACTGTGTCTTTGTTGGAAGTAAATATCTATATGACTATGCGGAATCACTCCGATCGGATGGCTTGGTTTATCTTCCAAGCACTGTTGACACACGCCGTTACTCCATTATCAAAAAGCCGCAAGGACCATTTACTATTGGCTGGATTGGCAATCCTCAAACGGCGACTTACATAGGACGGATTCAGCCGGTACTAGACCAGTTTTGCGAACGAACCGGTTCCCGTATTGTCCTAGTGGGGGCGGGTACGTACAATGCAGCTCCTTTCGGGATTGTCCTCCCCTGGAATGAATGTACAGAAGTCGAGGAGATTAATTCCTTCGATGTAGGAATAATGCCCCTCGCTGACACGCCATGGGAGAGAGGAAAATGTGGCTATAAACTTATTCAGTACATGGCATGTGGCAAGCCAGTTATTGCCTCAATGGTTGGGGAAAATACTTCCATAGTGGACCATATGATAAACGGATATCTGGTTGAATCAGAAAGTCAGTGGTATGAAGCCCTATCTTTCTTGTTAGCCAATCCGAAAGTGGCTAAGGCAATGGGGGCTTTAGGTAGAACCAAAGTTGAAAAAAAGTATTCACTTAATGTAACCGCTCCCGTCCTGTTAAAGACTATTATAGATTATGGTTGTCGTAAAAACTAAACTTTTCGACGCAAATAATGTTTGTATTTTCATTTATCTGAAAGTTATAGTTGTTGTTGAACTATATAAAAAGGAATGAGTATGAGATCAAGAGTTCTAATGATTTTTTCAAGGTTGAGTACGTGAAGTCCCAACCACTAGTAAGTGTAGTGCTCCCAACATTTAATCGAGAATCTTCGATAAACCGGGCTATTCAGAGCGTTATTAATCAAACATACAAGAGGTTTGAATTGATCGTGGTAGATGATGGTTCTACAGATTCAACTGAAAATGTAGTGAAAAAAACAAAAGATCAACGAATTAAATACATTAAGTTCTCAGAAAATTATGGCGCAGCAACGGCTCGCAATGAAGGTGTGCAACAAGCGCAAGGTGATTATGTAGCATTTCAGGACAGTGATGATGAATGGATGCCAAATAAATTAGAGAGGCAAATGTCTTGTTTTGCTTTAGCAGCTAATAACGTCGGAATGGTATACACAGATATGCTACGAATATTTGAAAATGGTAAGACCACCGTATTGTTTGCTCCAAATGTAGTTAAGGGCAAAATTATGGATAAAAAAGAGCTGGAGTATCAAGCATTTGGAATCGGACAAGTAACAGCCGTTATTAGGAAGAATTGTTTTGATTCAGTAGGATACTTTGATTCATCATTACCCCGATTTATCGATATGGAATTCTTTTTGCGACTTACTCACCAATTCGATGCGATTCGGATTAACACGCCCTTGGTTAGATGCTACGAATCAGAAGGCATTAGTTCTAATAAAGCGAATGGCGTTAAGGTACGTTTGCGTTTTTTGGAAAAATACAAGGATTCGATTAGCACTCAATTTAAAGCCTCTCAGTATGCAAAAATTGCAGAACTTCTTTTTTCTCTGCGCCAGTATCGCCTATCTGTCGAGTATCTATTTAATGCGTTCCAATTGTCGCCGGGATGTATTACAATATGGAAGACTGGATGTAAGATCGGGTACCAAAAAATATTAGGCAATATCTGCAAAGCCCCTTTCTAAATTAATGCGTTTGATTATTTTTTACCTGATATTTGTATAAGATGTTAAAAAATCTACATATAATTACACGCCTGATTCGCGGAGGGGCGGATGAAAGTGTCCTTTCTCTTGTGATGGGTTTAGAAGAAGCCGAATATGAAGTGATGTTGCTCGTCGGTGGTGACTCTGACCCTGTTTACATCGAACAATATAAAGAACACGTTAATATTCTTCAAGAACCTTCTTTACGTCGAAATATCAAACTGTTTTGTGATCTATTATCTTTTTGCAGAATTTATCAATATATAAAAAAAGAGAAATTTGATATTGTACACACTCATACGGCAAAAGCTGGATTTATCGGTCGCATAGCTGCAAAACTGGCCGGTGTACCGATTATTATTCATACCGTGCATGGCATCACTTTTCACGAATTCACGCCTCCAATTCGAAGGACTATATATTTGGCCTTTGAAAAGATTGCCGCAAGCATCACCGACAAGTTTATTGCAGTTGGAAGGGACTTACAAAATTATTACCTTCGGAATAGAATAGGAAGATCTGAACAATATTCGATCATCCACACGGGAATGGATATTGAGCGATTTTACCAGGCGGGGAACCTCCCTGTGAACATCATTAAAAAAAAACGTCTTGAATTTCAAATCTCTTCTAAAAGCATCATTATAGGAAAAGTGGCCCGGCTAGATTTCGGAAAAGGCCAGCAATACCTTATTCAGGCCGCTCCAAAAATAATCAACCATTTTCCGGACGCTAAATTTATTTTTGCTGGTGAAGGACCCTATCGAAAGAAATTAGAAACAATGGTCAAAGATCTGGCTTTAGATGATCACGTTTTATTTACCGGTTTTCGCAGGGATATTGAAGAAATGATTGCCATGTTCGATATCGCTGTTTTCACATCTTTATGGGAGGGCCTTCCCAGGGTGGTGGTACAGTATATTGCTGTGGGAAAACCCGTTGTAGCCTTCGATATCGATGGTGTGGCAGAGTTGGTAAAAAACGGTGTAAACGGCTTTACGGTCCCGGCCAAAGATGTAGACCAATTGGCAAAGCGAATCATAGAACTGCTTGATCATTTGCCAAATTCTAGAATAATGGGGAAGAATGGACGTCGATTCATAGACGAGAGTTGGGGAATTGACAGGATGGTAACTGAAATCGATCAAGAATACCAACTGCTATTGAAAAAGAAGCATCATGATGGAAGCCAAAGCCTTTATTGCTGATTTTTTTTTCATATCATTTTCGGCCTTTTTGATAAGTTTCCTATTAACGCCGATCATAAGAAAAAAATGTCAGAAAAAACAAATATTCGATATTCCATGCCTTCCCAGAAAGATTCATCCATACCCAATTCCAAGATTGGGCGGAATCGCCATCTACTTCTCATTCTTCCTGCCTCTGTTCGCCTACTTTTTGGGCAAGACCGAAAGCGACGCATTTTTAGGTCAACACTTCGGCACCCTTGCCAGTCTGTTGATCACAAGTTCTCTCGTATTTGCGATCGGCGTATATGATGACATACGGGGAGCGACGGTCCCTCAAAAACTATCGGTTCAATTTTTTGCCGCTCTATTGCTCTATTTTTTCGGCTTCAAGAGTCAGTTGATCAGTATTCCGTTTTTCGGTTCGGAATCTCTTGGTTTTCTATCGTTTCCGGTTACTGTTCTGTGGGTGATCGGAATTACGAATGCGATCAATTTCATCGATGGCATCGATGGATTGGCCTGCGGC containing:
- a CDS encoding glycosyltransferase, whose amino-acid sequence is MLKNLHIITRLIRGGADESVLSLVMGLEEAEYEVMLLVGGDSDPVYIEQYKEHVNILQEPSLRRNIKLFCDLLSFCRIYQYIKKEKFDIVHTHTAKAGFIGRIAAKLAGVPIIIHTVHGITFHEFTPPIRRTIYLAFEKIAASITDKFIAVGRDLQNYYLRNRIGRSEQYSIIHTGMDIERFYQAGNLPVNIIKKKRLEFQISSKSIIIGKVARLDFGKGQQYLIQAAPKIINHFPDAKFIFAGEGPYRKKLETMVKDLALDDHVLFTGFRRDIEEMIAMFDIAVFTSLWEGLPRVVVQYIAVGKPVVAFDIDGVAELVKNGVNGFTVPAKDVDQLAKRIIELLDHLPNSRIMGKNGRRFIDESWGIDRMVTEIDQEYQLLLKKKHHDGSQSLYC
- a CDS encoding glycosyltransferase codes for the protein MTDPSLDIMIVNWNAGVQLRECLSSIQSTRKSGVDLRRVVVIDNGSMDGSADNMDEHNLPVRIIKNEKNLGFATACNQAAKSTTADYLLFLNPDTRLFSDSLITPILYLERRENSQVGILGIQLVDNKGIVGRTCVRFPDLRVFLATLFGLHRLFPKRFPGLFMTEWDHLETQEVDQVMGAFFLVRRHLFQCLGGFDERFFVYYEDLDFALRARRAGWKSIFFAEAKCFHRGGGVSQQAKVQRLFYILQSRILYVVKHFQTSTAIMIIFMTLFSEPLFRLTWSVMRCRFSELIELFSAYMLLVNWLRKYPEP
- a CDS encoding glycosyltransferase, with the protein product MLLNYIKRNEYEIKSSNDFFKVEYVKSQPLVSVVLPTFNRESSINRAIQSVINQTYKRFELIVVDDGSTDSTENVVKKTKDQRIKYIKFSENYGAATARNEGVQQAQGDYVAFQDSDDEWMPNKLERQMSCFALAANNVGMVYTDMLRIFENGKTTVLFAPNVVKGKIMDKKELEYQAFGIGQVTAVIRKNCFDSVGYFDSSLPRFIDMEFFLRLTHQFDAIRINTPLVRCYESEGISSNKANGVKVRLRFLEKYKDSISTQFKASQYAKIAELLFSLRQYRLSVEYLFNAFQLSPGCITIWKTGCKIGYQKILGNICKAPF
- a CDS encoding glycosyltransferase, whose translation is MKVLALARYGRLGSSSRIRIYQYLPFLKAHGLDVTVSSLLDDSYLIDLYYGKVNQIGSRIRPYLKRWAHLRKRNEFDLLWVQNELFPWIPEPLESILRGSNLPWVLDYDDAWFHRYNLQSNSLIVTLLGKKIDSLIRSADCVFVGSKYLYDYAESLRSDGLVYLPSTVDTRRYSIIKKPQGPFTIGWIGNPQTATYIGRIQPVLDQFCERTGSRIVLVGAGTYNAAPFGIVLPWNECTEVEEINSFDVGIMPLADTPWERGKCGYKLIQYMACGKPVIASMVGENTSIVDHMINGYLVESESQWYEALSFLLANPKVAKAMGALGRTKVEKKYSLNVTAPVLLKTIIDYGCRKN